Proteins from a genomic interval of Salvelinus sp. IW2-2015 linkage group LG14, ASM291031v2, whole genome shotgun sequence:
- the thbs1b gene encoding thrombospondin-1 — MKLTGIFLLLMLWTCESVRVAENRDDNSVYDLFELVQVSKKNHGVTLVKGDDPYSPAYKILNPDLIPELPESSFRDLIDSIHAERGFLLLLNFKQFKRTRGSLLTVEKRDGSGAVFEIVSNGKANTLDVVFSTVNKQQVVSIEDVDLATGHWKNITLFVQEDRAQLYVGCEEVNTAELDAPIQSILTQETPATARLRIGKGAVKDRFMGVLQNVRFVFGTTLDAILRNKGCQNLRSSGSTCCENSATVCRKISCPLIPCANATVPDGECCPRCGTPSDYAEDGWSLWSEWTHCSVSCGRGIQQRGRSCDRINNNCEGTSVQTRDCYLQECDKRFKQDGAWSHWSPWSSCSVTCGAGVITRIRLCNSPTPQLGGKDCQGEGRQTEKCTKSPCPINGNWGPWSLWDTCSATCGGGAQTRKRLCNDPXPKYGGKECQGDSKASQQCNKNACPIDGCLSNPCFPGTKCTSFPDGTWRCGKCPSAYSGDGIKCKDIDECKEVPDACFVFNGVHRCENTDPGYNCLPCPTRYSGPQPFGRGVEEATAKKQVCTPRNPCLDGSHDCNKNARCNYLGHFADLMYRCECKPGYAGNGHICGEDTDLDGWPNQDLVCVENATYHCKKDNCPNLPNSGQEDYDKDGVGDACDNDDDNDGIADDRDNCPFVYNPRQYDYDRDDVGDLCDNCPYNSNPDQTDTDNNGEGDACSVDIDGDGILNEKDNCPYVYNVDQRDTDLDGVGDMCDNCPLEHNPDQVDSDDDRVGDKCDSNQDIDEDGHQNNLDNCPYIPNANQADHDKDGKGDACDHDDDNDGIPDEKDNCRLAFNPDQIDSDGDGRGDACKDDFDQDNVPDIYDVCPENFDISETDFRKFQMVPLDPKGTSQIDPNWVVRHQGKELVQTVNCDPGIAVGFDEFNSVDFSGTFFINTERDDDYAGFVFGYQSSSRFYVVMWKQITQTYWNNKPTKAQGYSGLSIKVVNSTTGPGEHLRNALWHTGNTTGQVKTLWHDPKNIGWKDFTAYRWHLIHRPRTGHIRVVMYEGKKIMADSGSIYDKTYAGGRLGLFVFSQEMVYFSDLKYECRDA, encoded by the exons ATGAAGTTGACAGGAATATTTCTGCTGTTGATGCTTTGGACCTGCGAGAGCGTACGAGTTGCAG AGAACCGAGACGACAATAGCGTGTACGACCTGTTCGAGCTGGTCCAAGTCTCCAAGAAGAACCACGGAGTGACCCTAGTGAAGGGCGACGACCCATACAGTCCCGCCTACAAGATCCTCAACCCGGACCTGATCCCCGAGCTCCCCGAGAGTTCCTTCAGGGACCTCATCGATTCCATCCATGCCGAGAGGGGCTTCCTCCTCCTGCTTAACTTCAAGCAGTTTAAGCGGACCAGGGGCTCCCTCTTGACCGTGGAGAAGCGGGACGGATCCGGAGCCGTGTTCGAGATAGTCTCGAATGGAAAAGCGAACACCCTGGATGTGGTTTTCTCTACAGTGAATAAGCAACAGGTGGTCTCGATAGAAGATGTGGACTTGGCGACGGGCCACTGGAAGAATATTACGCTGTTCGTGCAGGAGGACCGCGCGCAGCTGTATGTTGGCTGTGAGGAGGTGAACACGGCTGAATTGGACGCTCCCATCCAGAGCATCCTCACTCAGGAGACTCCCGCCACAGCGCGCCTCAGGATCGGGAAGGGAGCGGTGAAGGACCGGTTCATG GGGGTGCTCCAAAACGTGCGCTTTGTTTTTGGAACCACTTTGGACGCGATTCTGCGCAACAAGGGATGCCAAAACT TGCGCTCCAGCGGCTCTACTTGCTGTGAG AACTCTGCCACCGTGTGCCGTAAGATCTCCTGCCCCCTGATCCCTTGTGCCAACGCAACCGTGCCCGATGGAGAGTGCTGCCCRCGCTGTGGAACAC cgAGCGACTATGCGGAGGATGGATGGTCCCTGTGGTCTGAATGGACCCACTGTTCCGTGTCTTGTGGGCGGGGCATCCAGCAGAGAGGCCGCTCCTGCGACCGCATCAACAACAACTGCGAGGGAACCTCCGTCCAAACCAGGGACTGCTACCTTCAGGAGTGTGACAAACGCT TCAAGCAGGACGGTGCCTGGAGCCACTGGTCCCCCTGGTCTTCCTGCTCGGTCACCTGTGGGGCGGGTGTCATCACCCGTATCCGCCTCTGCAACTCCCCCACACCCCAGCTGGGAGGCAAGGACTGCcaaggagaggggagacagactgAGAAGTGCACCAAGTCACCCTGCCCAA TCAACGGTAACTGGGGACCCTGGTCGCTATGGGATACCTGCTCTGCCACCTGTGGGGGAGGAGCTCAGACACGTAAACGTCTCTGCAACGACCCCRCCCCCAAATATGGTGGTAAGGAGTGCCAGGGTGACTCCAAGGCTTCTCAGCAGTGCAACAAGAACGCCTGTCCCATCG aTGGCTGTCTGTCCAACCCTTGCTTCCCTGGGACCAAGTGCACCAGCTTCCCTGATGGAACATGGAGGTGTGGAAAATGTCCCTCTGCTTACTCTGGTGACGGCATCAAGTGCAAGGACATTGATGAGTGCAAAGAGGTTCCTGACGCTTGCTTCGTATTCAATGGAGTACACCGCTGTGAGAACACTGACCCTGGCTACAACTGTCTGCCMTGTCCCACACGCTACTCTGGACCTCAGCCCTTCGGCAGGGGAGTGGAGGAAGCCACCGCCAAGAAACAG GTGTGTACACCACGTAACCCCTGCCTGGATGGGAGCCACGACTGCAACAAGAACGCCCGCTGTAACTACCTGGGACACTTTGCCGACCTCATGTACCGCTGTGAGTGTAAGCCTGGCTATGCTGGRAAYGGACACATCTGTGGTGAGGACACGGACCTGGACGGATGGCCCAACCAAGACCTGGTCTGTGTGGAGAACGCCACCTACCACTGCAAAAAG GACAACTGCCCCAACCTTCCCAACTCAGGCCAAGAAGACTACGACAAGGATGGTGTTGGTGACGCTTGTGACAACGATGATGACAATGATGGTATTGCTGACGACAGG GATAACTGTCCGTTCGTGTACAACCCCAGGCAATATGACTATGACAGAGATGATGTTGGAGATCTTTGTGATAACTGTCCTTACAACAGCAACCCTGACCAGACCGACACAGACAACAACGGGGAAGGAGACGCCTGCTCTGTGGACATTGACGGAGATG GTATTCTGAATGAGAAAGACAACTGCCCGTACGTCTACAACGTGGACCAGAGAGACACCGACCTGGACGGTGTGGGAGACATGTGTGACAACTGTCCTCTGGAACACAACCCTGACCAG GTTGACTCTGATGACGACCGTGTGGGAGATAAGTGTGACAGCAACCAGGACATCGATGAAGACGGCCACCAGAACAACCTGGACAACTGCCCCTACATCCCCAACGCTAACCAGGCCGATCACGACAAAGACGGAAAGGGAGACGCTTGCGACCACGATGATGACAATGACGGGATCCCAGACGAGAAAGATAACTGCAGACTGGCCTTCAACCCTGACCAGATCGACTCCGATG GTGATGGTCGAGGAGACGCTTGCAAAGACGACTTTGACCAAGACAATGTGCCTGACATCTACGACGTGTGTCCGGAGAACTTTGACATCAGCGAGACCGACTTCAGAAAGTTCCAGATGGTTCCCCTGGACCCCAAGGGAACGTCCCAGATCGACCCCAACTGGGTGGTCAGACATCAGGGCAAAGAGCTGGTCCAGACCGTCAACTGTGACCCTGGCATTGCTGTTG GTTTTGATGAGTTCAACTCTGTGGACTTCAGTGGTACCTTCTtcatcaacacagagagagatgatgacTACGCCGGCTTTGTGTTCGGCTACCAGTCCAGCTCCAGGTTCTACGTGGTGATGTGGAAACAGATCACACAGACCTACTGGAACAACAAACCCACCAAGGCTCAGGGATACTCAGGACTGTCCATCAAGGTGGTCAACTCCACTACTGGACCTGGAGAGCACCTCAGGAACGCTCTCTGGCACACTGGCAACACCACAGGACAG GTGAAGACTCTTTGGCACGACCCTAAGAACATTGGCTGGAAAGACTTCACAGCCTACAGATGGCACCTGATCCACAGACCAAGAACAGGACACATCAG AGTGGTCATGTACGAGGGGAAGAAGATCATGGCTGATTCTGGGAGCATATACGACAAGACGTACGCAGGCGGAAGACTAGGCCTCTTTGTCTTCTCCCAAGAGATGGTGTACTTCTCAGACCTCAAGTATGAATGCAGAG ATGCATAA